The Hyla sarda isolate aHylSar1 chromosome 2 unlocalized genomic scaffold, aHylSar1.hap1 SUPER_2_unloc_20, whole genome shotgun sequence genome window below encodes:
- the LOC130298375 gene encoding uncharacterized protein LOC130298375, with protein sequence MELKGLGFVPLLLAFWCAAWLATSYIMTVVLGHAASPLMSISDVGNVFPESILFRIGFIGTSIGTLVLTFLIYKYMVMHTEEFRGHQVLIQRILLAIVWASCFSTAVMHVLSPEEYPRIHFVSTIISITCEALYYLGQSIQMYKLPGAKKVIHHSRCTCCGLTFVCVVFYFGYETLKELFHNDEDWDEIREIPIIIIEWVMLLLILINIVTYYSTMQRLLLTVSRNSCTLSLRVKIDDFGV encoded by the exons atggagctaaaaggactggggttcgtccccctcctgttggcgttttggtgtgcggcctggcttgccaccagctacatcatgacggtcgtcctcggccatgcagcctcgccactgatgagcatcag tgacgtgggaaatgtctttcccgaaagcatattattcagaattggattcatagggacgtccattggcactttggtactaacctttcttatttataagtatatggttatgcatactgaagagttcaggggtcatcaggtcctgatccagaggatcctgctggccattgtgtgggcctcctgtttttccacagctgttatgcatgtattgtcccccgaagaatatcccaggatacactttgtcagcacgataatttccattacatgtgaagccttatactaccttgggcagtccatccagatgtataaattaccaggagcaaaaaaagtcatccaccatagtagatgcacctgctgtggcctgacttttgtctgtgtagttttctattttggatatgaaacattaaaggaattattccataatgatgaagactgggacgagatccgtgaaatccccatcataatcatcgagtgggtgatgcttctactgatcctgataaacatcgtgacctattattccaccatgcagaggttattgttgaccgtctccagaaacagctgcacactctctcttagagtaaaaattgatgacttcggggtgtag
- the LOC130298373 gene encoding uncharacterized protein LOC130298373, producing the protein MELKGLGFVPLLLAFWCAAWLATSYIMTVVLGHAASPLMSISDMGNVFPESILFRIGFIGTSIGTLVLTFLIYKYMVMHTEEFRGHQVLIQRILLAIVWASCFSTAVMHVLSPEEYPRIHFVSTIISITCEALYYLGQSIQMYKLPGAKKVIHHSRCTCCGLTFVCVVFYFGYETLKELFHNDEDWDEIREIPIIIIEWVMLLLILINIVTYYSTMQRLLLTVSRNSCTLSLRVKIDDFGV; encoded by the exons atggagctaaaaggactggggttcgtccccctcctgttggcgttttggtgtgcggcctggcttgccaccagctacatcatgacggtcgtcctcggccatgcagcctcgccactgatgagcatcag tgacatgggaaatgtctttcccgaaagcatattattcagaattggatttatagggacgtccattggcactttggtactaacctttcttatttataagtatatggttatgcatactgaagagttcaggggtcatcaggtcctgatccagaggatcctgctggccattgtgtgggcctcctgtttttccacagctgttatgcatgtattgtcccccgaagaatatcccaggatacactttgtcagcacgataatttccattacatgtgaagccttatactaccttgggcagtccatccagatgtataaattaccaggagcaaaaaaagtcatccaccatagtagatgcacctgctgtggcctgacttttgtctgtgtagttttctattttggatatgaaacattaaaggaattattccataatgatgaagactgggacgagatccgtgaaatccccatcataatcatcgagtgggtgatgcttctactgatcctgataaacatcgtgacctattattccaccatgcagaggttattgttgaccgtctccagaaacagctgcacactctctcttagagtaaaaattgatgacttcggggtgtag